A single region of the Dioscorea cayenensis subsp. rotundata cultivar TDr96_F1 unplaced genomic scaffold, TDr96_F1_v2_PseudoChromosome.rev07_lg8_w22 25.fasta BLBR01002165.1, whole genome shotgun sequence genome encodes:
- the LOC120257491 gene encoding F-box protein At3g12350 isoform X2, producing the protein MASQVQSFADFPEDVQLSIISFLLPAELSSFACTSRRSASLCSSSALWNAMLNRRWGSKTLVRRWTATSALPFRRLYKVLDAWDALLGFWRRIGQGTAAGTPPLVFFEFGTSFISGSCVYPSPDAGSYAVVKSPFLWLGLSSHGEPVSFRFEFPEDSSKSATDSVVSEPDLVPVNVSFVGSKHFVVEENRSFYAESPDTEILGTSPPDQLMSEIYQHFANRTSPGGDRASRRQRKRRERERLGRMRWEAEHFVKIGSFGPTPSRPLQGLWKVILSTPRNLVKPKDKHRPRSFGSRSLQSA; encoded by the coding sequence ATGGCGTCGCAGGTGCAATCGTTCGCGGACTTCCCCGAGGACGTGCAATTGAGCATCATCTCCTTCCTCTTACCAGCGGAACTCTCGTCGTTCGCCTGTACCTCCCGTCGCTCGGCCTCCCTATGCTCCTCCTCTGCCCTATGGAATGCGATGCTTAACCGCCGATGGGGATCCAAGACCCTCGTCCGGCGGTGGACCGCCACCTCGGCTCTCCCCTTCCGTCGCCTCTACAAAGTTCTTGACGCATGGGACGCCCTCCTTGGATTCTGGCGCCGCATTGGCCAGGGCACCGCCGCTGGCACTCCCCCGCTTGTCTTCTTTGAGTTTGGGACTTCCTTCATTTCTGGCTCATGCGTCTACCCATCCCCGGATGCTGGCAGCTATGCCGTAGTCAAAAGCCCCTTTCTTTGGCTTGGCCTCTCCTCCCATGGCGAACCTGTGAGCTTCCGGTTTGAATTCCCTGAAGATTCATCCAAATCGGCCACTGATTCGGTGGTTTCGGAGCCTGATTTGGTGCCTGTTAACGTGAGCTTCGTGGGTTCCAAGCACTTCGTTGTGGAGGAGAACCGGAGCTTCTACGCTGAATCTCCTGATACTGAGATCCTGGGCACGTCTCCGCCGGACCAATTGATGTCAGAGATCTATCAGCACTTTGCTAATCGAACGAGCCCTGGTGGAGATAGGGCTTCAAGGAGGCAGAGAAAGAGGAGGGAAAGGGAGCGCCTTGGCAGGATGAGATGGGAGGCAGAGCATTTCGTCAAAATTGGCAGCTTTGGGCCAACTCCGTCGCGGCCTTTGCAGGGCCTTTGGAAG